AACAGGCAGGGCAGCAATGGTTTCTGAAAGCGGCCAAGGAACGCGGAGTAGGCACGCTGATCGGTTTTGTAAACAGTCCGCCGGTATGGATGACCAAGAATGGGCACGCCCAGCCGGATTCGACCGTAGGGTCCACGAATTTAAAGGCTGGGTACGAAGATGAATTCGCCTCTTACCTGGTTGACGTCGTGGAGCATTTCAAGAAGGAAGGTCTCGAGCTGGCCGATATCAGTCCGATTAACGAACCGACCTGGGACTGGAACAAGGCCGGACAGGAAGGGAACCGCTATAACAACGACGATATGAAACGGGTAATTCTCGAGCTGTACCGGCAGCTGCAAGCCAAAGGGCTTGGGACTTCGATCAGTGCGCCGGAGGGCGTCGAAATCACCGCGCTGCTGGACGATGACGTCTATAAGACGTTCGCGAATAGAGAGCAGTATACAGGCGGGTCGAACAATCTGGGGCTCGGCAAATACCGAGAATATATCAAGGATTTCCTGGGCGACCCGGAGCTTAAGGCGGCTATCGGCAATACCATCGCATCGCATTCCTACTGGTCCGATTACAGCAGTCCGGGCGATGACCGCCTCGGTCAGCTGAGGGATCTGCTCAGTGAGAATTTGAAGAGATATGACGAGAATGCCAAATATTGGATGACTGAATATTGCATACTCGGATCCTATGGACCGGGCCGCGACCTTGGCATCGATCCTGCCCTCTATGTCGCCAGAACGATTCATTTCGACTTGACCCGGGCCAATGCGGCGGCATGGCAGTGGTGGACGGCAGTTTCCAAGGAAGATTATAAGGATGGCTTGATTTATACCGATTACAACAACCCGGGCGACGAGCAGAACATACTTACTTCGAAATTGCTCTGGGCGCTTGGCAACTACAGCAAATTCATTCGTCCCGGAGCCGAGCGCATCGCTTTGACGGGGCTGGATGAACAAGCGCGGAGCGGACTGTTCGGTTCTGCTTATGAGCATGACGGAGAGAAGACCGTCACGGCTGTTTTCGTGAACGACAGCCAAGAGGCTAAACACGTTAAACTGGCTTTGAACGGAGTCGACAAGCATGAATCCGTCTTTGTTATGAAACCGTATACAACGTCGGCAGACCGGGATCTTGCCAGAGGGGAAGACGTGCCGGTTCAAGCGGACGGTACGTTCGAAACAATCATTCCCGCCCGTTCTATCGTGACGCTGAACGGAGATATCGTTAAAGCGGACAAGAAGCCTGACGCTCCGGAGATCGTGAGTGTCAAGCCTCTTAATAAAGGTCTGAAGGTCGAATTCAACGCTCCAAAAGGCGCTTATGAATACAACGTTAGATACGGAGTCAAGAACGACATCCGAGAGCTGAAGCTATCGCATATGTCCGACGATTCGTTCGTCCTTCAGGGACTGAAGAACGGCGAACAATATTTTGTGACTATCAGTGCCAGCAACTCAATAGGCTTCGGCCCGCCGTCGCTGCGCTCATATGGCACGCCGCAGCTGCTGGCGCCGGCCGGTGTAACGGCTGGTGGAACAGATGGAGGCTTTACGGCAGCCTATAATGCGGAGATCGGCGTTCCCTCATATCGCGTTCGTTACGGTGAACAGCCAGGGAACTACGATAAACAGTCGATCAGTGAATTGCCCAGTGGAAAGATCCAAGTCGACGGGCTCGTGAACGGCGTTACCTATTACGGGGTCGTAGAAGCGGTTGACGGTCAAGAAGTGAGCCCGCCTTCGGCTGAATTCCAGGTGAAGCCGGATATACCTGCGCCGGGCAAGCTAATAGCCATTCCGGGCGATCAAAAGGCGCGCATCGTATTTGCCCCGGTAGAAGGCGCTTTCGGTTATTCGGTATCGCTTGTCTCCGGCTCACCTGATAGCAATCCCAAGGAAATCAGCAGCAGCGCACTGGATCTGAACGGCTTAACGAACGGTTCGCCGGTAGTCGTTCGAGTCGCCACTATCGGCAAAGGCGGCAAAGGGACCGGGTATACGGATACGGAAGTGACGCCGGCAGCCGAAGAAGTCCGGTTCGAGGACGAATATAATGAGGCGGACATCCCTCGTTATCAACAGGATGTAAGCAATTGGCTCATTGAGGACGGTTTGCTGAAGCATGTTTCCGGCGGAAACTCTCAAGGGGAGCTTGGAATCAAAGATTTTCAGTTGATCGATGGAACCATTACGACGGTTGCCAAGCATGCAACGCAGGAAGCGGATTGGGGCATCACTTTCCGCGGCAGCAGCTATTCGAAGGGCTACATGTTCGGATTTGAGAACGGGTTATTGTTCATTCGGAAAGACGGGCAGAATTTAGTGCCTCCGGTTCCTTTCACGGCAAAGCTGGGCGAGTATTATAAGCTGGAGGTCCGGCTGAACGGGAAACAGATTCAGGGCTATATCGATGGAAAGCAGATCTTCGACGTGGCGGACACGGTTTATACAAGCGGCCGCGTCGGACTTCACAGCTGGTCCGATGCGCAATTCGCCTACTTGAAGATTGCCCGCAATGCGGCTAACCTTACATCCAAGCCTGAAATTTATCAGGTGAAGGAGGGCGATGGGCAAGTCGCGCTGCACTATAGTGAAGTTGACGGAGCGGATTCTTATGCCATCCGGTATGCAGCAGTTAACGGCGGATCCGCTCCTGTCGAGGTCGCCGCGACTCCGGGTTCCGCGATCGTGACGGGGCTTGAGAATGACAAGACCTATTCGTTCACCGTGGTCGCGCTTCGGGGCACAGGGCAAGCGGAATCGGCTCCGGTGGAAGCGACGCCGAGCGCGGCCGCCGGTCAGGTTGTTTACTACGTTGACGCCGGTGACGGGACGCCTGGCCAATTAGAAGACGGAGAAGTATTCGGAGCGCTACAGTCACAGGAAGAACAGGAATATGGAAGTGACCCTGTAACGGGGATGAAATGGGGTTACCAAGCCGATGACGGGCTCACCTGGGCATACACTTCCCCGGCGGATGCGTACGAATCGATTCGCCAATACGACGGAAACGAGAATGGCAAAGGGCTTGCCTATCGCTTCCAGCTCCCAAGCGGCACGTATAAGGTGACGATCGGTTTCTTTGATCCATGGAAGGCGGGCGACCGGGTGATGAATATCACGATCAATGGAGAGGTGAAATTGGCCAATTACGTGATCGGCTCGAAACGGGAAGCGAAGGTATTCGATAATATTACGGTAACTAACGGAGAGCTCATCGTGAAAGCCGTCAAAGCCGGCGGTTCCAAGCCGATGGTAAGCTGGATCAAGATTGAGAAATGATATAGTTGGCGATGCAACATTAGCAATCCGGAAGAAATCCTCAGAACCGCAATGGGTTATAGTGGAATCGAAGACATCAAATTGCGGTTAAGGAGCGTGACCACGAGATGAAATCACAAGGATCGATGATGAAACTAACGGATCTGTGGATCGGGGAGCTTGCGCAGGAGGCTGCATCAACACGCCGCGTTCTTGAACGCGTTCCGGAGAACAAGCTCGCATGGGCTCCGCACCCCAAGTCAATGACGCTTGGACAGCTTGCTTTGCACGTAGCGGTAATACCCGGGGCGCTCGCTGAATTTCTGAATGATTTGATTCGGGAGGCCCCTTCCTCTCAGCGGGCGCCCGAGCCGGCATCTCTTGCAGAGATTCTCACGGCGTTCGACAGCAGCGTGGAAGCCGCCAAGTTGAAACTTTCCTCTTGGGGAGAGGATGATCTGATGGCCGAATGGAAGATGATCAGTGGTACGGAAACGATTATAGCACTGCCGAGGGTCGGTATGGCTCGTTCGGTTATGTTCAACCACTTGTATCACCATCGCGGCCAGCTCACCGTGTACCTTCGGCTGCTTGACGTTCCCGTTCCTTCCGTCTATGGGCCAAGTGCGGATGAGAATCCATTCGGCTGATCGGCCCGCGTGCTGTTCCGGTTTACAGGGATAAAAAAGGACCTTCAGTTATCCACTTTTACAGCGGATAATGAAGGTTCTTTTCGCTCATTTCAGGCAGACTCCGGGCTATTTCACGCTTGCCTTCCGGATTAACCTGGCCATCATTTCCGAATTCGGATAATGTTCATTTGCGTACCGCCGGATAACCTCTTCCGCATCAAAGGGAACTCTTTCAATCGAAGTGCCGATTCTTCCGCCATTCACCTCAATGATTGCATATGAAGCTTTGCGCAGGCCGTCAAACGGCAGACCGACGCTTCCGGTATTGATAAGGACTTTGCCCTCAATATATCGAATATAGGGCCTATGGATATGCGCATAAATAAACACGTCGGCTTCCGCCGCCGACATGAGCTTCCCCTTCAGGAATTCGTCGCCGGCATCCGGCGGGACAATCTCAAACAAGCTTTCGGGCGTCGCGTGAAATGCGCTGATTGTCACGCCTTCAACGTTAAGATCAAGTGTGGTGGGCAGTCTGTCTAAATAATCGATGTCATGCCGGTCTAGCCGCGATATCGTCCAGCTGCGTTCGAGATTCATCATATCGATAACAGTCTCCGGTACTTCTCCCGGGCTGACCCCGCGTACAACCCATTCATCCGCATTACCCTTTATCGCCTCGGTCTGCAACGAACGAATCCTATCTATGCATTGTTTGGGGTCCGGTCCGCGGTAACAAATGTCACCCAGAACGTAAATACGGTCGACCATTTTCTCCTTGATATCCTCCAGAACTGCCTCAAGGGCGACCGCATTGCCATGAATATCCGAAATAAAAGCCAATTTCATTCTAATTCCCTCCCGCTTTCTGTTCCTGTTGAGTATCGGTATTCGCCGTAAATTTCGCAATTACCTTCTTTTCACCGTTAGACATTATCGGGGGCTGGTTGGCTCTGCTGCTGGAAGTACTTGATAGAAGCCGGCGTATTCATTTTTATTTTCCTTGACCGGCGCAGGCAGGTTCATTATAATGTGAAAAAATAGAATACGAGGCGATAATCAAAGACATGATTCGCATGAACCGGGCTGTCCAGAGAAGGGGTTTCAGCTGCGAGCTCCCCAGCGACCGGATGCGGAATTACCCCTTTGTAGCCGTGACGTTGAACCCGTATGCTTGATGTTTCAAGGCGGCGGTTATAAACGAAACCGGGTCATTCCCGTTACCGGATGCGTCAATGAGGACCTTGCGCGCGCAGCTTCTGTTTATGCTGGATCGCCGCAGGTCGAATGAGGGTGGAACCACGAGCTTGAACGCACTCGTCCCTTTCGGGAGAGATGCGTTTTTTTGCGTTCAAATATTCGGATAAACCAGTGAAAAGGAGGAGACAGCAATGGCTGAAATGCAAGTGCAAGTAAGACTGCCGGATGAGCGGAATCGTGAGGTGCTGCAAGGAACCACTGTCTTGCAGTTGGCGGAATCCATCAGCGGCAGCTTGAAGAAAAGCGCGATAGCCGGCAAAATAAACGGCCGCCCAGTCGATCTGTCGCGGCCGATTGAAACGGACTGCGAGCTTGAGATCATTACGACGGAAAGTATGGACGGACTGGAGATCTACCGGCACAGCACGGCGCATCTCATGGCGCAGGCGATCAAGCGGCTCTATGGCCAAGACCGCGTCAAGCTCGGTATAGGACCGGTCATTGAAGACGGTTTTTACTATGACATCGACCTTGCGAACCCGCTCTCTCCCGATGATCTGAAAGCAATCGAGCAGGAGATGGAACGAATCGTACAGGAGGATCTGACTATCTCCCGGCGGGAAGTGACAAGAGAGGAAGCGCTGCATATATTCGGCAGCCTCGAAGATCCGTTCAAGCTGGAGCTCATCCGGGAGCTGCCTGATGACGCGGTCATATCGATTTACGAGCAGGGTGAGTTCATGGATTTGTGCCGCGGCCCGCATTTGCCGTCAACAGGGCGAATTCGCGCATTCAAGCTGCAGAGCGTTGCCGGCGCATACTGGCGCGGAGATGCGAGGAATAAAGTGCTGCAGCGGATTTACGGGACGGCGTTTCCGAAGAAGGCACAGCTTGCTGAGCATTTGCATTTGCTGGAAGAAGCGAAGAAGCGAGACCACCGCAAGCTGGGCAAAGAGCTTGGACTGTTTATGTTTTCAGAGGAGGCTCCGGGCATGCCGTTCTATTTGCCGAGCGGCATGACGATCCGCAATGAGCTCGAAAACTTCTCGCGCGAGCTGCAGCGCAAGGAAGGCTATGACGAGGTGCGTACGCCGCTTATGATGAACCAGCGGCTGTGGGAGGAGTCCGGACACTGGGATCATTACCACGATAATATGTACTTTACCGAAGTGGACGAAACGAAATTCGCGCTCAAGCCGATGAACTGCCCCGGGCATATGCTGATTTTCAAGAACAGTCTGCACTCTTACCGCGAGCTGCCAATCCGGCTGTCCGAATTCGGTCAAGTGCACCGTCATGAATTCTCGGGGGCATTAAACGGCATGATGCGTGTCCGGACGTTCTGCCAGGATGATGCGCATATATTCGCCCGGCCCGATCAAATCGAGGAGGAAATCGGCCGCGTTATTACGCTGGTCGACCGGTTTTACAAAATTTTTGGCTTTGAGTATCGGATCGAGCTCTCTACGCGTCCGGAAGAATCGATGGGCTCCCCGGAGCTGTGGGACCAAGCGGAGTCTGCGCTGCAGCGCGTAATGGATAAGCGGGGAATTGTGTACCGGATCAACGACGGGGACGGTGCCTTC
This is a stretch of genomic DNA from Paenibacillus sp. sptzw28. It encodes these proteins:
- a CDS encoding glycoside hydrolase, with translation MRKFMFKKSAAVLLSVVCCLAPFGSFSSAVEADKSVAYDAVVTIDTSKKFQTIDNFGASDAWSMDPIGKNWTEENKSRVADLLFSRDKGIGLSAWRFNIGAGSTETDQTIITNPWRRSEAFKSTEDGAYDWGKQAGQQWFLKAAKERGVGTLIGFVNSPPVWMTKNGHAQPDSTVGSTNLKAGYEDEFASYLVDVVEHFKKEGLELADISPINEPTWDWNKAGQEGNRYNNDDMKRVILELYRQLQAKGLGTSISAPEGVEITALLDDDVYKTFANREQYTGGSNNLGLGKYREYIKDFLGDPELKAAIGNTIASHSYWSDYSSPGDDRLGQLRDLLSENLKRYDENAKYWMTEYCILGSYGPGRDLGIDPALYVARTIHFDLTRANAAAWQWWTAVSKEDYKDGLIYTDYNNPGDEQNILTSKLLWALGNYSKFIRPGAERIALTGLDEQARSGLFGSAYEHDGEKTVTAVFVNDSQEAKHVKLALNGVDKHESVFVMKPYTTSADRDLARGEDVPVQADGTFETIIPARSIVTLNGDIVKADKKPDAPEIVSVKPLNKGLKVEFNAPKGAYEYNVRYGVKNDIRELKLSHMSDDSFVLQGLKNGEQYFVTISASNSIGFGPPSLRSYGTPQLLAPAGVTAGGTDGGFTAAYNAEIGVPSYRVRYGEQPGNYDKQSISELPSGKIQVDGLVNGVTYYGVVEAVDGQEVSPPSAEFQVKPDIPAPGKLIAIPGDQKARIVFAPVEGAFGYSVSLVSGSPDSNPKEISSSALDLNGLTNGSPVVVRVATIGKGGKGTGYTDTEVTPAAEEVRFEDEYNEADIPRYQQDVSNWLIEDGLLKHVSGGNSQGELGIKDFQLIDGTITTVAKHATQEADWGITFRGSSYSKGYMFGFENGLLFIRKDGQNLVPPVPFTAKLGEYYKLEVRLNGKQIQGYIDGKQIFDVADTVYTSGRVGLHSWSDAQFAYLKIARNAANLTSKPEIYQVKEGDGQVALHYSEVDGADSYAIRYAAVNGGSAPVEVAATPGSAIVTGLENDKTYSFTVVALRGTGQAESAPVEATPSAAAGQVVYYVDAGDGTPGQLEDGEVFGALQSQEEQEYGSDPVTGMKWGYQADDGLTWAYTSPADAYESIRQYDGNENGKGLAYRFQLPSGTYKVTIGFFDPWKAGDRVMNITINGEVKLANYVIGSKREAKVFDNITVTNGELIVKAVKAGGSKPMVSWIKIEK
- the thrS gene encoding threonine--tRNA ligase, producing the protein MQVQVRLPDERNREVLQGTTVLQLAESISGSLKKSAIAGKINGRPVDLSRPIETDCELEIITTESMDGLEIYRHSTAHLMAQAIKRLYGQDRVKLGIGPVIEDGFYYDIDLANPLSPDDLKAIEQEMERIVQEDLTISRREVTREEALHIFGSLEDPFKLELIRELPDDAVISIYEQGEFMDLCRGPHLPSTGRIRAFKLQSVAGAYWRGDARNKVLQRIYGTAFPKKAQLAEHLHLLEEAKKRDHRKLGKELGLFMFSEEAPGMPFYLPSGMTIRNELENFSRELQRKEGYDEVRTPLMMNQRLWEESGHWDHYHDNMYFTEVDETKFALKPMNCPGHMLIFKNSLHSYRELPIRLSEFGQVHRHEFSGALNGMMRVRTFCQDDAHIFARPDQIEEEIGRVITLVDRFYKIFGFEYRIELSTRPEESMGSPELWDQAESALQRVMDKRGIVYRINDGDGAFYGPKIDFHILDALKRSWQCATIQLDFQMPEKFELTYIGEDGQKHRPVVIHRAVYGSIDRFIGILTEHYGGAFPLWLAPFQVKVLPVSEHFAAYALEVQRTLEEAGIRAEVDSRSEKLGYKIREAQLEKVPYMLILGEQEKLAGTVAVRKRGEGDLGALAISEFTEMLLGEIRSKQ
- a CDS encoding DinB family protein, translating into MKSQGSMMKLTDLWIGELAQEAASTRRVLERVPENKLAWAPHPKSMTLGQLALHVAVIPGALAEFLNDLIREAPSSQRAPEPASLAEILTAFDSSVEAAKLKLSSWGEDDLMAEWKMISGTETIIALPRVGMARSVMFNHLYHHRGQLTVYLRLLDVPVPSVYGPSADENPFG
- a CDS encoding metallophosphoesterase is translated as MKLAFISDIHGNAVALEAVLEDIKEKMVDRIYVLGDICYRGPDPKQCIDRIRSLQTEAIKGNADEWVVRGVSPGEVPETVIDMMNLERSWTISRLDRHDIDYLDRLPTTLDLNVEGVTISAFHATPESLFEIVPPDAGDEFLKGKLMSAAEADVFIYAHIHRPYIRYIEGKVLINTGSVGLPFDGLRKASYAIIEVNGGRIGTSIERVPFDAEEVIRRYANEHYPNSEMMARLIRKASVK